In a genomic window of Nostoc sp. UHCC 0870:
- a CDS encoding DUF433 domain-containing protein, protein MSNLLSRITVNPKQCGGRPCIRGMRIRVSDVLDLFAAGLNAEQILEEMPDLEADDLKAALLYASRKLNHPVLVA, encoded by the coding sequence ATGTCCAACTTACTGAGCAGAATTACAGTTAATCCCAAACAATGCGGCGGTCGCCCATGTATTCGAGGGATGAGAATTAGGGTGTCAGATGTATTAGACTTATTTGCTGCTGGACTTAATGCAGAACAAATATTAGAAGAAATGCCTGATCTAGAAGCAGATGATCTCAAAGCAGCACTACTATATGCTTCGCGGAAGCTCAATCATCCAGTGTTAGTAGCATGA
- a CDS encoding DUF5615 family PIN-like protein produces MTIWIDAHLSPTIATWISNTFGITALALRDVGLRDAEDLEIFEVAKTQGVIFITKDSDFVDLVERLGTPPQIIWLTCGNTSNSRLQEILIATLPKALELLRTGEKLVEISGE; encoded by the coding sequence ATGACAATCTGGATAGATGCACATTTATCGCCTACCATTGCGACTTGGATCAGCAACACTTTTGGTATAACAGCTTTAGCTTTACGCGATGTTGGCCTGAGAGACGCTGAAGACCTTGAGATTTTTGAGGTAGCAAAAACTCAAGGAGTTATCTTTATAACTAAGGATAGCGACTTTGTTGACTTGGTTGAGCGTCTGGGAACACCTCCGCAAATTATCTGGTTAACTTGCGGAAATACATCAAATTCTCGGTTACAAGAGATTTTAATTGCTACTTTGCCAAAAGCATTAGAGCTTTTGCGAACAGGTGAAAAGTTAGTTGAAATCAGTGGAGAATAG
- a CDS encoding Uma2 family endonuclease: MVQTPTKTLTLEEFLKLPETKPASEYIDGQIIQKSMPQGEHSTIQGELIITINGVTKPQKIARAFPELRCIFAGRAIVPDVAVFLWDRIPRNENGGIANIFALAPDWIIQILSPEQSQTKIIAKILHSLKHGTKISWLIDPSEKVVFVYFSNQPPELFDQAEHLLPVPFFASDLQLTVGNLFDWLLE; the protein is encoded by the coding sequence ATGGTACAGACACCAACGAAAACTTTGACATTAGAGGAGTTTCTGAAGCTACCAGAAACTAAACCTGCAAGTGAGTACATTGATGGTCAGATTATTCAGAAATCCATGCCACAGGGTGAACACAGTACGATTCAAGGTGAATTAATTATTACCATCAATGGAGTCACTAAGCCGCAAAAAATTGCGCGTGCGTTTCCAGAGTTACGCTGCATTTTTGCAGGGCGTGCGATCGTCCCAGATGTAGCAGTGTTTCTGTGGGATAGAATTCCTCGCAATGAAAACGGAGGTATCGCCAATATTTTTGCACTAGCACCCGATTGGATAATTCAAATCCTCTCACCTGAGCAAAGTCAAACTAAAATCATTGCTAAAATATTGCATTCTTTGAAGCATGGTACTAAAATTTCTTGGTTGATTGACCCAAGTGAAAAAGTAGTATTTGTTTATTTCTCAAACCAGCCACCAGAATTATTTGATCAGGCAGAACATTTACTTCCTGTGCCATTTTTTGCCAGTGATTTACAGCTTACGGTAGGAAATTTATTTGATTGGTTATTAGAGTAG
- a CDS encoding SDR family NAD(P)-dependent oxidoreductase — translation MENNHKYPQRTVLITGSAHGIGYQLAYIFSRHNYNLVLVDKDEEKLAVIAEEFIQKFGISVKTLAKDLSISTSPEEIFTELKQAAIKIDVLVNNAGFGTYGVFSETDLTTELKMLQVNIVSLTHLTKLFLKNMICQGYGKILNVASVAAFQPGPLMAVYFATKAYVLSFSEAIANELEGTGVTVTTLCPGPTASEFQKAAAMEEAKISHVNRMMNSETVAKIGYDGLMANKTIVIPGFRNKILAKSVRFAPRKIVSKVVRNMHELRK, via the coding sequence ATGGAAAATAATCATAAATATCCCCAAAGAACTGTGCTTATAACAGGATCAGCGCATGGAATTGGCTACCAATTAGCATATATTTTTTCCCGTCATAATTACAATCTGGTTTTAGTGGATAAAGATGAAGAAAAACTTGCAGTAATTGCTGAGGAATTTATCCAAAAATTTGGCATTTCTGTTAAAACTTTAGCTAAAGATTTATCTATATCAACATCTCCAGAAGAAATATTCACCGAATTAAAACAAGCAGCGATCAAGATTGATGTATTAGTTAATAATGCTGGATTTGGTACTTATGGAGTATTTAGCGAAACTGACCTCACTACAGAACTAAAAATGTTACAGGTAAACATAGTGAGTCTCACCCATTTAACTAAGTTATTCCTCAAAAATATGATCTGCCAAGGCTATGGAAAAATATTAAATGTTGCGTCAGTTGCAGCTTTTCAACCAGGTCCACTAATGGCAGTATATTTTGCGACTAAAGCTTATGTTTTATCATTTTCCGAAGCGATCGCTAATGAATTAGAGGGTACAGGCGTAACAGTAACTACTCTTTGTCCAGGACCAACAGCATCAGAATTTCAAAAAGCAGCCGCAATGGAAGAAGCCAAAATTTCTCATGTTAATAGAATGATGAATAGTGAGACTGTCGCTAAAATTGGCTACGATGGTTTAATGGCAAATAAAACTATTGTGATTCCTGGTTTTAGAAATAAGATATTAGCTAAATCCGTCAGATTTGCACCCAGAAAAATAGTTAGTAAAGTCGTGAGAAATATGCACGAACTAAGGAAATAA
- a CDS encoding hemolysin family protein, with amino-acid sequence MSLEILIIFVLIIANGVFSMSEMAIVSARKVRLQQLANQGDAKARVALKLAESPNNFLSTVQVGITLIGILTGAFGGATIANSLALYVKRIPFLAIYSEQISFGIVVLIITYLSLIIGELVPKRLALNNPERIAAIVAIPMRALAALASPVVHLLSASTDMVLRVLGIAPSVEPLVTEEEIKILIEQGTEAGTFEEAEQDMVERVFRLGDRSVVSFMTPRPDIVWLDLEDSQEENRQKLSENTYSRYPVCQGGMDNVLGIVPVTDLLSRSFRGENLDLTVGLRQPVFIPESTRGLKVLELFKQTATHMALIVDEYGVIQGLLTLNDIMSEIVGDVPASPEENEPQAVQREDGSWLLDGMIAVEEFFELFGMKELEFEERGSYQTLGGFVITHLGRIPAAADHFEWEGMRIEVMDMDGNRVDKVLVVPKINQGEGVRG; translated from the coding sequence ATGTCCTTGGAAATTTTAATCATTTTCGTACTAATTATTGCTAATGGTGTGTTCTCGATGTCTGAGATGGCGATCGTCTCAGCGCGGAAGGTGAGACTACAACAGCTTGCCAATCAAGGTGATGCTAAGGCCAGGGTCGCACTAAAGTTAGCAGAATCTCCAAATAATTTTTTGTCTACTGTTCAAGTCGGTATTACCCTCATTGGTATCCTAACTGGTGCTTTTGGGGGAGCAACAATTGCCAACAGCCTAGCCTTATATGTGAAACGCATCCCTTTTTTAGCAATTTATAGTGAACAAATATCCTTTGGGATCGTAGTTTTGATTATTACGTATTTATCTTTGATCATCGGTGAACTAGTACCGAAGCGTCTGGCGTTAAACAACCCAGAACGCATTGCGGCGATTGTTGCTATTCCCATGCGTGCTTTAGCAGCATTGGCTTCTCCGGTGGTACATTTGTTGAGTGCTTCTACAGATATGGTGCTGCGAGTTTTGGGGATTGCACCTTCTGTAGAACCGCTAGTGACTGAGGAAGAAATTAAAATCCTGATTGAACAAGGTACAGAGGCGGGAACTTTTGAAGAAGCAGAACAGGATATGGTAGAGCGAGTTTTTCGTCTAGGCGATCGCTCTGTCGTTTCCTTTATGACACCCCGTCCTGATATTGTCTGGTTAGATTTAGAAGACTCACAAGAAGAGAATCGGCAAAAGTTAAGTGAAAATACTTATTCTCGTTATCCAGTTTGTCAGGGAGGAATGGACAATGTATTGGGTATTGTCCCAGTTACAGACTTACTCTCTAGGAGTTTTCGCGGAGAAAATCTAGACTTAACGGTAGGATTACGCCAACCTGTATTTATTCCAGAAAGCACCCGTGGTTTAAAAGTTCTGGAGTTATTCAAACAGACTGCAACTCACATGGCTTTAATTGTGGATGAATACGGCGTGATTCAAGGGTTATTAACTCTCAATGACATCATGAGCGAAATCGTTGGAGATGTTCCAGCTAGTCCTGAAGAGAATGAACCCCAAGCGGTGCAAAGAGAAGATGGTTCTTGGCTACTGGATGGGATGATAGCTGTAGAAGAATTCTTTGAACTTTTTGGGATGAAGGAATTAGAATTTGAGGAACGAGGTAGCTATCAAACCCTGGGAGGTTTTGTTATTACCCATTTAGGCCGCATCCCCGCCGCCGCCGATCATTTTGAATGGGAGGGGATGCGGATTGAAGTGATGGACATGGACGGTAATCGTGTGGATAAAGTATTGGTAGTACCAAAGATAAATCAAGGGGAAGGAGTTAGAGGTTAG
- a CDS encoding aldo/keto reductase, whose protein sequence is MLYRRFGRTELQMPVFSCGGMRYQYKWQDVEPSDVPADNQANLEATIRHAVELGINHIETARGYGTSEMQLGKVLPKLRREQLIVQTKVSPTADAKQFRQTFEKSLGYLQLDYVDLLGLHGINNSEILDYSIRPGGCLDVARQLQAEGKVRFVGFSTHGATDAIIDVINTNEFDYVNLHWYYINQWNWQAIAAATDHDMGVFIISPSNKGGLLYNPPQKLVDLCAPLSPMVFNNLFCLSHSQVHTLSIGAAKPQDFDEHLKTLELLDRASEILPPILARLEEEAIATLGEDWVKTWQTNLPKWQETPGEVNIRVILWLWNLANAYDLVDYAKMRYNLLGNGSHWFPGNKADKLDELDLYPCLIHSPHADKIPQFLAKAHQMLAGEEVKRLSKS, encoded by the coding sequence ATGCTGTATAGACGATTTGGACGGACAGAACTACAAATGCCGGTGTTTTCATGCGGCGGGATGAGATACCAATATAAATGGCAAGATGTTGAGCCTTCAGATGTACCGGCGGATAATCAGGCAAATTTAGAAGCCACTATTCGCCATGCAGTTGAGTTGGGAATTAATCATATTGAAACTGCTCGTGGATATGGTACTTCGGAAATGCAATTAGGGAAAGTATTACCCAAGTTGCGCCGGGAACAGTTGATTGTACAGACAAAAGTCTCTCCTACGGCAGATGCAAAGCAATTTCGTCAGACTTTTGAAAAATCACTGGGCTATCTTCAGTTAGACTATGTAGATTTACTGGGACTACATGGTATTAATAACAGTGAAATATTGGATTATAGTATCCGTCCTGGGGGCTGTTTAGATGTGGCGCGACAGCTACAAGCAGAGGGTAAAGTGCGGTTTGTAGGCTTTTCTACTCATGGTGCGACAGATGCAATTATTGATGTAATTAATACTAATGAATTTGATTATGTAAATTTGCATTGGTATTACATTAATCAATGGAATTGGCAGGCGATCGCAGCTGCAACAGATCATGATATGGGTGTATTTATTATTAGCCCTTCTAATAAAGGAGGATTGTTGTATAATCCACCACAAAAACTAGTAGATTTGTGTGCGCCTTTGAGTCCGATGGTGTTTAATAATTTGTTTTGTCTGAGCCACTCACAGGTGCATACATTAAGTATTGGTGCAGCTAAACCCCAAGACTTTGATGAACACCTGAAAACGTTAGAATTATTAGACCGAGCATCAGAAATTTTACCGCCAATTTTAGCCAGATTAGAAGAAGAAGCGATCGCTACTCTAGGAGAAGATTGGGTAAAAACGTGGCAAACTAACTTACCAAAATGGCAAGAAACCCCAGGAGAGGTAAATATTCGCGTTATTTTATGGTTGTGGAATCTAGCCAACGCCTACGATTTAGTAGACTATGCCAAAATGCGTTATAACCTGTTGGGTAACGGTAGTCACTGGTTTCCTGGTAACAAAGCCGATAAATTAGATGAACTAGACTTGTACCCATGTCTCATCCACAGCCCCCACGCCGATAAAATTCCCCAATTTTTGGCGAAAGCCCATCAAATGTTAGCGGGTGAAGAAGTGAAACGGCTATCGAAGAGTTAG
- the mfd gene encoding transcription-repair coupling factor codes for MAFSSIVRALARSPLSTELLSKLNRQQDLRLNGISRLPKGLVASALAQNSHRNLLVVCATLEEAGRAYAQLEAMGWQTVHFYPTSEASPYEPFDPETEMTWGQMQVLADLVKGQESIVNSQETNKIAVVATVGGLQPHLPPPAAFTPLCLILKRGMEFDLDIFSEKITRLGYERVPLVETEGQWSRRGDIVDVFPVSSELPVRLEWFGDEIEQIREFDTTTQRSALDKIAQITLTPTSFTPIILEALKDSAVSGSEAFSLFRVLSAELNSDSAYPSGTLSANSTQHSPLIEGSRRFLGLAFERPASILDYLPEDTLIAIDEPEQCHAHSDRWVENAEEQWSLGTGEYELGKLQLPKIHRSFDDCLADVTRFKTLYLSELAEENSGINLASRAVPVTPHQFAKLADTLRQERDRNFSIWLISAQPSRSVSLLQEHDCPAQFIPNPRDYQAIDKLQINHVPIALKYSGLAELEGFILPTYRLVVITDREFFGQHSLATPSYIRKRRRAASKQVDPNKLRPGDYVVHRSHGIGKFVKLESLTINDETRDYIVVQYADGTLRVSADQVGSLSRFRSTGDKAPELHKMTGKAWENTKNRVRKAIKKLAVDLLKLYAARSQQQGFSYPQDMPWQEEMEDSFPYQATTDQLKAVQDVKRDMESDRPMDRLICGDVGFGKTEVAIRAIFKAVTSGKQVALLAPTTILTQQHYHTLKERFAPYPVNVGLLNRFRSAEERRDIQKRLATGELDIVVGTHQLLGKGVSFQDLGLLVIDEEQRFGVNQKEKIKSLKTQIDVLTLSATPIPRTLYMSLSGIREMSLITTPPPTRRPIQTHLSPRNPDSIRSAIRQELDRGGQVFYVVPRVEGIEETTANLREMIPGGRFAIAHGQMDESELESTMLTFSNGDADILVCTTIIESGLDIPRVNTILIEDAHRFGLSQLYQLRGRVGRAGIQAHAWLFYPKQRELSDAARQRLRAIQEFTQLGSGYQLAMRDMEIRGVGNLLGAEQSGQMEAIGFDLYMEMLEESIREIRGQEIPKVDDTQIDLNLTAFIPADYIPDIDQKMSAYRAVAAVKSKEELTLIAAEWSDRYGSLPVPANQLLRVMELKQIAKKLGFSRIKPENKQHVVLETPMEEPAWNLLAANLPDHLKTRFVYSPGKVTVRGLAVLKADQQLQSLIDALGRMQGAMLTASN; via the coding sequence ATGGCATTTTCTTCTATTGTGCGTGCCTTGGCGCGATCGCCACTCAGCACTGAGTTACTTTCTAAGTTAAATCGTCAACAAGATTTGCGCTTAAATGGCATTTCTCGTCTACCTAAAGGCTTAGTCGCTTCAGCATTAGCACAAAATTCTCACAGGAATTTATTGGTAGTTTGTGCCACCTTGGAAGAAGCCGGACGCGCTTACGCACAGTTAGAAGCGATGGGATGGCAGACTGTACATTTTTACCCCACTTCAGAAGCTTCTCCCTACGAACCATTTGATCCTGAAACGGAAATGACCTGGGGACAGATGCAGGTTTTGGCAGATTTGGTCAAGGGTCAAGAGTCGATAGTCAACAGTCAAGAAACTAATAAAATAGCAGTAGTAGCTACTGTAGGGGGGTTGCAACCCCATTTACCACCGCCAGCAGCTTTTACTCCTTTATGTCTTATCCTCAAGCGGGGGATGGAATTTGACCTGGATATTTTCAGCGAAAAAATTACTCGTTTGGGGTATGAACGAGTACCCCTAGTAGAGACAGAAGGACAGTGGAGTCGGCGCGGTGATATTGTGGATGTCTTTCCTGTATCTTCGGAATTGCCAGTCAGGTTGGAATGGTTTGGTGATGAAATTGAGCAAATCCGGGAATTTGACACCACAACTCAACGTTCTGCTCTTGACAAAATTGCACAGATTACCCTCACCCCGACTAGCTTTACTCCCATCATTTTAGAAGCACTCAAGGATAGTGCTGTTAGCGGTAGCGAGGCGTTTAGCCTGTTCCGAGTGCTGAGTGCTGAGTTGAATTCTGACTCAGCATACCCTTCGGGAACGCTTTCAGCGAACAGCACTCAACACTCACCACTCATCGAAGGTAGCCGTCGTTTTTTGGGTTTAGCTTTTGAAAGACCAGCTTCGATTCTGGATTACTTACCAGAGGATACCCTAATTGCCATTGATGAGCCAGAACAATGTCATGCTCATAGCGATCGCTGGGTGGAAAATGCCGAGGAACAATGGTCACTGGGAACGGGAGAATATGAACTGGGCAAACTACAATTACCCAAAATCCATCGGTCTTTTGATGACTGTCTCGCTGATGTCACCAGATTTAAAACTTTATATTTATCAGAATTAGCAGAAGAAAATAGCGGAATTAATTTAGCTAGTCGGGCTGTACCAGTTACGCCGCACCAATTCGCAAAACTGGCGGACACGCTACGCCAAGAACGCGATCGCAATTTCTCGATTTGGTTAATTTCTGCTCAACCTTCCCGTTCTGTCTCCCTCTTACAAGAACACGATTGTCCAGCACAGTTTATTCCTAACCCCCGCGACTACCAAGCCATTGACAAACTGCAAATCAATCATGTCCCCATAGCTTTGAAATATTCGGGACTGGCGGAATTGGAAGGTTTTATTTTACCGACTTACCGCTTAGTAGTAATCACCGACCGGGAATTTTTTGGACAGCATTCCTTAGCTACACCTAGCTACATCCGCAAACGGCGCAGGGCTGCATCTAAGCAAGTTGACCCCAACAAATTGCGTCCAGGGGATTATGTCGTTCACAGAAGTCATGGGATTGGCAAATTCGTTAAGTTAGAAAGCCTGACAATTAACGACGAAACCCGCGATTATATAGTGGTGCAGTATGCTGACGGAACTCTGAGAGTTTCAGCTGACCAAGTAGGCTCATTATCCCGCTTCCGCAGCACCGGAGATAAAGCCCCAGAACTGCATAAAATGACAGGTAAAGCTTGGGAAAATACCAAGAACCGCGTCCGCAAAGCCATCAAGAAATTAGCGGTAGACTTACTGAAATTGTACGCCGCGCGATCGCAACAACAGGGTTTTTCTTATCCCCAAGATATGCCTTGGCAAGAGGAAATGGAAGATTCCTTCCCCTACCAAGCCACAACCGACCAGCTAAAAGCTGTGCAGGATGTGAAAAGAGATATGGAAAGCGATCGCCCAATGGATCGTTTAATTTGTGGTGATGTCGGTTTCGGGAAAACAGAAGTCGCCATCCGCGCCATTTTCAAAGCCGTCACCTCCGGTAAACAAGTCGCCTTACTCGCACCAACTACCATTCTCACCCAGCAACACTACCACACCCTCAAAGAACGCTTCGCCCCTTACCCCGTGAATGTCGGCTTACTCAACCGCTTCCGCAGCGCAGAAGAGCGGCGGGATATTCAAAAACGTCTAGCCACAGGTGAGTTAGATATAGTCGTCGGGACACACCAACTTTTAGGTAAAGGTGTAAGTTTCCAAGACTTAGGACTGTTGGTAATAGACGAAGAACAAAGATTTGGGGTGAACCAGAAAGAGAAAATTAAAAGCCTGAAAACCCAAATTGATGTCCTGACTCTCTCCGCCACCCCAATTCCCCGCACCTTGTATATGTCCTTATCGGGGATTCGAGAAATGAGTTTGATTACCACCCCACCCCCCACCAGACGACCAATTCAAACCCACCTCTCCCCCAGAAATCCAGACAGCATACGTAGTGCAATTCGTCAAGAACTAGATAGAGGCGGACAGGTATTTTATGTAGTTCCAAGAGTTGAAGGAATTGAAGAGACAACCGCAAATTTGCGGGAGATGATCCCAGGGGGAAGATTTGCGATCGCTCACGGTCAAATGGACGAAAGCGAGTTAGAATCAACCATGCTCACCTTTAGCAATGGTGACGCAGATATCCTAGTTTGTACCACAATTATTGAATCAGGTTTAGATATTCCCCGCGTTAACACCATCTTAATTGAAGACGCTCACAGATTTGGTTTATCGCAACTATACCAATTACGCGGACGGGTAGGACGTGCAGGGATTCAAGCCCACGCTTGGTTATTTTATCCCAAACAGCGAGAGTTATCTGATGCCGCACGGCAACGTTTACGGGCGATTCAGGAATTTACACAACTCGGTTCTGGCTATCAGCTAGCAATGCGCGACATGGAAATCAGGGGTGTGGGTAACTTGCTAGGTGCAGAACAATCCGGTCAAATGGAAGCGATCGGCTTTGATTTGTACATGGAAATGTTGGAAGAATCAATCAGGGAAATTCGCGGTCAAGAAATACCCAAAGTTGACGATACCCAAATTGACCTCAACCTCACCGCCTTTATCCCTGCTGATTATATTCCTGATATTGATCAAAAGATGAGTGCATATCGTGCGGTAGCGGCTGTGAAATCCAAAGAAGAGTTAACGCTGATTGCAGCTGAGTGGAGCGATCGCTATGGTAGTTTACCAGTCCCCGCCAATCAACTATTACGGGTAATGGAACTCAAACAAATAGCGAAAAAATTAGGATTTAGCCGCATTAAACCAGAGAACAAGCAGCACGTCGTTTTAGAAACCCCAATGGAAGAACCTGCTTGGAATTTACTTGCAGCAAACTTACCAGATCATTTGAAAACCCGCTTTGTTTATTCTCCTGGTAAGGTAACTGTACGCGGTTTAGCAGTGTTGAAAGCAGACCAACAATTGCAAAGTTTGATTGATGCTTTAGGGAGAATGCAGGGAGCGATGCTTACAGCAAGCAACTAG
- a CDS encoding HhoA/HhoB/HtrA family serine endopeptidase, whose translation MRFTKLPRSIRQLGTHVLAIILGVALTFSSLRVLPSQAEPAPSSSTTVDVPELIAQRQPPAVTAVGNSSFVTAAVNRVGSAVVRLDTERTITRRVDPFFDDPVFRRFFGDNFQGQLPSEQLRGLGSGFIIDKSGLILTNAHVVDKADRVTVRLKDGRTFDGKVQGIDEVTDLAVVKINAGNNLPVAPLGSSTNVQVGDWAIAVGNPLGFDNTVTLGIVSTLKRSSAQVGISDKRLDFIQTDAAINPGNSGGPLLNDRGEVIGINTAIRADAMGIGFAIPIDKAKAIADQLQRDGKVAHPYLGVQMVTLTPELAKQNNTDPNSAFTIPEVNGVLVMRVIPNSPAAKAGIRRGDVIMQVDGQAITKAEQLQNVVENSRLGQVLQVKIQRGNQVQQLSVRTAELQNAS comes from the coding sequence ATGCGATTTACTAAATTACCCCGGTCTATACGCCAACTCGGTACTCATGTATTAGCCATCATTCTAGGAGTTGCGCTAACATTCAGTTCTTTGCGGGTTTTACCTTCCCAAGCTGAACCTGCACCCAGTTCTAGCACAACTGTTGATGTACCAGAATTAATTGCTCAAAGACAACCACCAGCTGTCACTGCTGTCGGTAACAGTAGCTTTGTCACAGCAGCCGTGAATCGTGTGGGATCAGCCGTGGTTAGGCTGGATACAGAACGCACAATTACCCGTCGTGTTGATCCATTTTTTGATGATCCTGTTTTTCGCAGGTTTTTTGGTGATAATTTTCAAGGACAATTACCGTCTGAACAATTGCGGGGTCTAGGTTCTGGCTTCATTATTGATAAGAGTGGCTTAATTTTAACTAATGCCCATGTGGTGGATAAAGCCGATCGCGTGACTGTCAGACTTAAAGATGGTCGCACCTTTGACGGTAAAGTTCAAGGTATTGATGAAGTCACAGATTTAGCTGTGGTGAAAATCAATGCTGGTAACAATTTACCGGTTGCGCCTTTGGGTTCTTCTACTAATGTACAGGTAGGAGACTGGGCGATCGCAGTTGGTAATCCATTAGGTTTTGATAATACCGTCACCTTGGGTATTGTCAGCACTCTCAAGCGTTCTAGCGCACAAGTCGGTATCTCTGACAAGCGGTTAGACTTCATCCAAACTGACGCGGCTATTAACCCCGGTAACTCTGGCGGCCCTTTGCTGAATGACCGAGGCGAAGTCATTGGGATTAATACAGCGATTCGTGCTGATGCTATGGGTATTGGCTTTGCCATTCCTATTGATAAAGCTAAAGCGATCGCAGATCAACTGCAACGGGATGGTAAAGTTGCTCACCCCTATTTAGGTGTGCAGATGGTAACTTTAACACCCGAATTAGCTAAACAAAATAACACTGATCCTAACTCTGCTTTTACTATCCCAGAAGTTAATGGTGTTTTGGTGATGCGAGTTATCCCTAATTCCCCTGCTGCTAAAGCTGGTATCCGTCGAGGAGATGTGATTATGCAAGTTGATGGACAAGCTATTACTAAAGCAGAACAGTTGCAGAATGTTGTCGAAAATAGTCGCCTGGGTCAAGTTTTACAGGTGAAAATACAACGCGGTAATCAGGTACAACAATTATCTGTACGCACAGCTGAGTTACAAAATGCTTCTTAG
- a CDS encoding type II toxin-antitoxin system VapC family toxin translates to MYILDTDHLSVLDRGGLQAQPLLMRLANMNPNQVAVTIISYEEQMRGWLSYVAKAQNVETQVLAYKELKKQLTNYCMIPILEFDQPAAQEFQRLKKAYPRLGTMDLKIAAIVLVNQAILLTRNIGDFGQIAGLNIENWT, encoded by the coding sequence ATGTATATTCTCGATACCGATCATCTCAGTGTTTTAGATCGCGGAGGGTTACAGGCGCAACCTCTACTTATGCGACTAGCAAACATGAATCCTAATCAAGTTGCAGTCACAATTATCAGCTACGAGGAGCAAATGCGAGGTTGGTTGAGTTATGTTGCAAAAGCTCAAAATGTTGAAACACAAGTTTTAGCCTACAAGGAGTTAAAAAAGCAACTAACTAATTATTGTATGATTCCCATCCTAGAATTTGATCAACCCGCAGCCCAAGAATTTCAAAGACTGAAGAAAGCTTATCCCAGACTTGGCACAATGGATTTAAAAATTGCTGCTATAGTTCTGGTGAATCAGGCTATTCTATTAACTCGAAATATTGGTGATTTTGGGCAAATAGCAGGTTTAAACATAGAAAACTGGACATAA